The genomic DNA ATGATGACTTCGTTTGCGATCGCAGGCGGCAAAATTCGAGGCAAACGCGATGATTGGCCGGCAATTGGAACGATGCCGAGCCTCGGCCCGGGCACCGCAAACACCGCCTCCGGTGTGGCCAATCGGAAGTCACTCGCAAGAGCTAGACAGAAACCACCTGCAAAGGCCGATCCATTGACCGCGCAAATCACCGGTTTCAGAGTATCACGAGGAAGGAGGAACACCTTCATATGTTCTTCCCCGTAGAGGTGGCTCAGATCGCCTTCGGGTATATCTTTAATGTCGTGACCAGCACAAAATGCCTTGTCTCCAGCGCCGGTGATGATGATCACGCGCACCGCGTCATCCATATCAAAATCAGAAAAGGTGGTCTCCATGCGATCGACCATTTCTGGGGTCATGGCATTTCGTTTGGCGGGTCTATCGATGGTGATGAGGCCGATGCCAGGGCCAAGTATTTCTGCTTTAACTTGTCCATCCATTTTATGACTTCCCTTTTGGTGTCGCCATTCTTCCGTTGCGCATTTCGAGAAGGGCTTTTCGGTCTATTTTGCCACCGGCATTGCGTGGAATTTCGTCGGTAAACAGGAACTCGGATGGTACCTTCGGCGGTGCGAGTGTGTTTTTGCAGTGAACCATGAGCGTCTCGACGAGGCCTTGTTCTTTCGATCCGAGGCTGGGCACAACGAAGGCCGAAACGGTTTGCCCGAAAACTTCATCGTCCGGGCCAACAACGGCGACATCACTCACCCAGGGATGTATTGAGAGGACGCTTTCAATTTCCAATGGGGAGATATTGAGACCACCACGAATTATCATTTCCGATTTGCGTCCGAGCAGAAAAATATTCCCCTCGCCGTCTATGCGACCTTTGTCCTGGGTGTAGATCCACCCGTCGCGGACGCGGTCTGCGGTTTTGTCTGGATCCCCAAGATATTTCAACATGAGCGTAGGTCCGCGCAGAGCAACTTCGCCGGTTTCACCGATTGGGAGAATCTGGTCTTTTTCATTTCGGATTGTCACGCCAAAGTCCGGGCTGACCAGTCCCACGGAACCATGTACATGATCGTTTCCTGCAACTTCGACGGCAGCGCCTGGGATCTCGGTCA from Pararhizobium sp. IMCC3301 includes the following:
- a CDS encoding enoyl-CoA hydratase/isomerase family protein: MDGQVKAEILGPGIGLITIDRPAKRNAMTPEMVDRMETTFSDFDMDDAVRVIIITGAGDKAFCAGHDIKDIPEGDLSHLYGEEHMKVFLLPRDTLKPVICAVNGSAFAGGFCLALASDFRLATPEAVFAVPGPRLGIVPIAGQSSRLPRILPPAIANEVIMAGRPLSATRAEHFGFVNAVVPREQLLDEAITLAKDITGMSQFSVESYKRISRESLYQGVEAADAMEYWLAMAAGQGEDVKEGLAAFAEKRAPNFTSGKAKT